A single genomic interval of Malania oleifera isolate guangnan ecotype guangnan chromosome 11, ASM2987363v1, whole genome shotgun sequence harbors:
- the LOC131167753 gene encoding NAC domain-containing protein 83, with product MEMKPSSDIVQKRELRLPIGWRFRPTDEELILHYLKNRVSNLPLPASVIPELDVFQTHPSDFPGDLKEKRYFFSRRKGNGRKCIRASSGSGYWRVVGKDRLFVAHSGCNMAVAMKKSLVFHEAKLPCGTNSASKTTWVMHEYSLVNCTGPNPNSTQNPRMDREEWLVYCIFQEKKKKKKSKALGISSSSKRTVNMEANSAFPTGENSCELGSPQPSSSCSSGITEVSSHGNGSEQEESSGYVSLSSFSWKC from the exons ATGGAGATGAAGCCCTCCTCTGATATCGTCCAGAAGAGAGAGCTGAGATTGCCAATTGGGTGGAGGTTCCGACCCACAGACGAAGAGCTCATCCTTCACTATCTGAAGAACAGAGTCTCCAATCTCCCCCTCCCTGCTTCTGTCATCCCTGAGCTTGATGTCTTCCAGACCCATCCCTCCGACTTCCCtg GTGATTTGAAGGAGAAGAGGTACTTCTTCAGCAGAAGGAAAGGGAATGGGAGAAAATGCATCAGAGCCAGCAGTGGCTCTGGGTACTGGAGGGTTGTGGGCAAAGATAGGCTATTTGTGGCCCACTCAGGATGCAACATGGCAGTCGCAATGAAGAAATCTCTGGTTTTCCATGAAGCCAAACTCCCTTGTGGGACTAATTCTGCCTCTAAAACTACTTGGGTCATGCATGAGTACAGCCTTGTGAACTGTACAGGACCAAACCCTAACTCAACTCAG AACCCTAGGATGGATAGGGAAGAGTGGCTTGTATACTGCATATTccaggagaagaagaagaagaagaagtctaaaGCTCTTGGGATTTCCTCCAGCAGCAAGAGAACTGTGAATATGGAGGCGAATAGCGCTTTTCCCACTGGGGAAAATAGCTGTGAGTTGGGTTCTCCTCAGCCTTCTTCTTCTTGCAGCAGTGGAATCACTGAGGTGTCTTCTCATGGTAATGGGTCAGAGCAGGAAGAAAGCAGTGGCTATGTTagtctttcttcattttcttggAAGTGTTAG